The genomic segment AAAAAGTGTTGGTCGTGACGGAAAACCTGTTAACTATCAAACTGGAACTATTATTTGGGGAGAGCCGGGAACAAATTCTCAGCACGCCTTTTTTCAATTAATTCACCAGGGAACAAAATTGATTCCAACAGATTTTGTTGGATTCGTAAAACCACTTTACGGAAATGAAGATCACCATGATAAATTAATGTCAAATTTCTTCGCTCAAACCGAAGCTTTAATGAACGGAAAAACTGAGAATCAGGTTCAGGCTGAATTTGACAAACAAGGTTTATCTGCAGAGAAAGCTTCTTACTTGTTGCCATTTAAGGTTTTCACAGGAAACAAACCAACGAATACAATCCTTATCCAAAAATTAACACCAAAATCTTTAGGTTCATTGATTGCATTATATGAGCATAAGATTTTTGTTCAGGGAGTTATCTGGAATATTTTCAGTTTTGATCAATGGGGAGTTGAATTAGGAAAGCAATTGGCGAATTCAATTTTAGATGAAATCAATTCAAAAACGGTTAAAAGTCATGACAGTTCAACTTCGTTTTTATTAAACCATTTTTTGAAAAATAAATAAGAATAGAGAAAATTTCCATCAAAATATGAAACGCCTTGATTCACAAAAATTAAGGCGTTTTTTCGTATAAAACAGCAGCAAAAATCCCCTTTTTTAAGAATTATTGAAGGTTTAGCGCTACAACACTGTGCAAAATATTATCATTTTAACAAAATACAAATATCTAAATTCAATAAAACATGATTTTAGTTAAAGAAAATCAACAAATTCATTTTAATACGCGCACAAAGTGTAAAACTGATTTTTCTTAACATTTTGATAACATTATCTGATTTAATTGTTATAATTTTGCCAAAAACAATAAACTTTAAGAACAAATGAAGAAAATGAAAAATTGGTTACTTACTGGACTATTTTTTATGATAGTTTCAACCGTATTTTCTCAAGGAAAAGTTACTGGTACTATTACCGATGGTACAGGTTCATTACCAGGAGCAAACGTACAGATCAAAGGATCTTCTACGGCAACTTCAACAGATTTTGATGGTAAATTTACCCTCAATTCAACAACAAGTGTAGGAGAAATTGTTATCTCTTACTTAGGTTACGAAAACCAAACTGTTAAATTTTCAGTTTCAAATGGTGCAACTACTAACTTAGGAACTATCGTTTTGACATCAAACTCAAACGAACTAAGTGAAATTGTTGTTAAAAGTACAGTAGTAGATATTGCTAAAGACAGAAAAACTCCGGTTGCTGTTTCTACAATTAAAGCTGCTGAAATTCAGCAAAAGCTTGGTACTCAAGAATTTCCTGAAATTTTAAGAAACACTCCGTCAGTTTACGTTACTAAATCAGGTGGTGGATTTGGAGATTCAAGAATTAACATTCGTGGATTTAACCAAAACAACATTGCTGTTATGATTAACGGTATGCCGGTTAACGACATGGAAAATGGTTCTGTTTACTGGAGTAACTGGGCTGGTTTATCAGATGTAACATCTGCTATGCAGGTTCAAAGAGGTTTAGGTTCTTCTAAATTAGCAACTCCATCTGTAGGAGGTACTATCAACATTGTTACTAAATCTTCTGACATGAAAGAAGGAGGATCATTTTCTTCTGGATTTGGTAACGCAAGAAACTTTAAAATTCAAGGTTCGTACAATACTGGTAAATTAGAAAATGGACTTTCTGCTTCTATCTTACTATCTCAAACAATGGGAGATGGATATGTTAATGGAACTCCTTTTGAAGGTTCAAACTATTTCGTTGCTTTAGGATATAGCACTAAAAATGATAAACACGATTTTCAATTAACAGTAACAGGAGCGCCACAATGGCATAACCAAAGATCTACTGTATCTACAATCGCTACATACCAAAAATATGGTTCTCTTGACGAGCCAAACATTAGATATAATGCTGATGCTGGTTATTTAAATGGTCAGGAATATAACATCAGAAAAAACTACTACCACAAACCAATTGCTTCTCTTAACTGGGATTATAAAATCAACGAAACTACTAAACTTTCTACTGTTCTTTACGCTTCTATGGGTCGTGGAGCTGGTGCAAGTGCTACTGGTGGTATTGGAGGAAATGTTTACAACGCTTCTGTTTTCTTATTACCAAACGGTATGGTTAATTATGACAAAATCCAAGCATGGAATAATGGTACAGGACAAGTTTTCTTCAATGGACAAAACAGAACTAGAACAATGATTGGTGGTGTTTACCAAAATAGCTCAAACACAGGTAGATCTGGAGCAGGAACTACTGCATCTCCATATGTCTACAACACTACTTCAGGTATTTCACAAACTTCTTCTATCAACTCTCATGACTGGTATGGAGCTGTAATTAACCTGAATAAAAAATTATCAAACACCTTAACTTTAGATTTCGGTCTTGATGCTAGAACTTACACAGGATACCACTTTACAGTAGTAAATGATTTATTAGGAGCTAGTGAATTTTATGATAATACTGTTGCTAGTTTAAAACCAGCTGGAAGACATATTACTGCTACTTACCCTACAGATGTTCAATGGAATGTTTTCGATAAAAAAGATTACGAAAAAATCTCATTTAACAGTACTGGAAAAGTTAGATGGTATGGCGCATTTACTCAATTAGAGTATTCTAAAGATAATTTAACTGCATTTGTACAAGGTGCAATTTCTCAACAAGGGTTTAAAAGAGAAGATAATTTCGTTTACTTGCCAACAGATCCATTGTCTTCTACTGATTACGAAAATATCTTAGGTGGAAACGTAAAAGGTGGTGCTAACTACAACCTTAACGAAAAAAACAATGTTTATGTTAACGCTGGTTATTATTCAAGACAACCATTCTTTAACTCAGTTTATCCAAACAACAGATCTACAGTAAACCCTAACCTTACTAACGAGAAAATTATTGGATTTGAAGCTGGATATGGTTTCCGTTCTAGATTCTTAAATGCTACTTTAAACGTTTACAACACTACTTGGAATGACCGATACCTAAAAGGTAATGCATTACCAAGTGACGCAACTACATATACAGAATATGTTGGTCTTAACGAAGTTCACTCAGGAGTTGAGTTAGAAGCATACTCTAACATTACAGATAAATTAAAGCTTAACGCTATGTTCTCTTATGGAATTTGGGAATATAAAGGTAATGCTACTGTTAATGCTTACTACCAGGCAGATAATACACCTGTAGCAGGATATACTGCAACTACTGTATATATGGATAAAGTAAAAGTTGGTGACGCTGCTCAAATGACAGCTTCTTTAGGAGCTTCTTACGAGGTTTTAACTAGAGTAACTGTTGACGCTAACTACAACTATAATGATAAATTATATGCTGGATTAAGCCCTATTAACTTTGCAGATCCAAACAACAAAGGAGCTTTAGAATTACCTTCTTATGGTTTATTTGATGCAGGTTTCTCATACAAAATGTTAGTAGGTAAAGACAAAGACAAATCAGTTAACTTCAGATTGAACGTAAACAACTTATTTGACAAAATTTATATTGCTGAATCTAGAACAAACATTTTTGCTGATGACAATGTAAGTTCAAATGCTGCTGCAGGAACTTATGTTTCAAACAACAGATTATATAAAGGTGTAGCTGATGCTAACCAAGTATTCTTCGGTTTCGGAAGAACTTGGAACTTCGCACTACGTTACGATTTCTAATATTTAGAATCTAAATAAATACTATAAACGGCATTGACTTTTAAGTTCAATGCCGTTTTTTTATGACCATTTTTGTTATATTTGTTTTTAACAAAAAAACACAATTCATGTATCAAACTATACAACATTTACACTCAGGCTGGGCATACTTAGCATTATTGCTTTTATTGTTTGCCGTTATTAATTCTATTATTGGTCTGACTTCTAAAAAAGAATTCACAGCAAAAGATCGCAAAATATCTTTATTTGCTTTAATTGGGACGCATACTCAATTATTGATCGGTTTAATTCTTTATTTTGTTTCTCCTTTAGGAAAAGATGCTTTCGGTCAAATGTCGAACGCTGCATTAAGATTAACTTCATTAGAACATCCTCTAATCAATTTAATAGCTATTGTTTTAATTACTATTGGATGGTCAAAACATAAAAAATTAATAAATAGCGATGCTAAATTTAAAACGTTTGCTATTTTCTACGGATTAGGATTAATCCTTATCTTAAGCAGAATACCATGGAACCTTTGGTTCTAATTGATTAAAAGTCCTAAGCATGTAGGACTTTTTTTATGATGGCATATTATTTGTACAAACTCCCCAAGTCTGAAAAAAATAACCCATGAAAAACAAAAAAATCATTCTATTAACAACGTTTGCATTGACTTTTATAAGTTGTTTTACGTATGTTATAAGCCAAACAAAACCTACCGAACCTAATAAAATTATTCAGGATACTGTAGCAAAACCTAACATTATTGCTTTACCTACAGACTCAGTATTTACGGATAAAGGTTTAAAATTAAAACCGTATAAAAAAAACGCTCATGCCTCCTACTATGCGGATCGTTTTAATGGTAAAAAAACAGCCGACGGCAGCCGATTTAATAATAACAAATACACTGCCGCACACAAGAAACTTCCATTTGGCACAAGAGTTAAAGTAACCAATGAAGCTAATGGAAAATTTGTTATTGTAAAAATTACCGATCGTGGTCCATTTGTAAAAACCCGAGAAATTGATCTTTCTA from the Flavobacterium sp. genome contains:
- a CDS encoding TonB-dependent receptor, with the protein product MKKMKNWLLTGLFFMIVSTVFSQGKVTGTITDGTGSLPGANVQIKGSSTATSTDFDGKFTLNSTTSVGEIVISYLGYENQTVKFSVSNGATTNLGTIVLTSNSNELSEIVVKSTVVDIAKDRKTPVAVSTIKAAEIQQKLGTQEFPEILRNTPSVYVTKSGGGFGDSRINIRGFNQNNIAVMINGMPVNDMENGSVYWSNWAGLSDVTSAMQVQRGLGSSKLATPSVGGTINIVTKSSDMKEGGSFSSGFGNARNFKIQGSYNTGKLENGLSASILLSQTMGDGYVNGTPFEGSNYFVALGYSTKNDKHDFQLTVTGAPQWHNQRSTVSTIATYQKYGSLDEPNIRYNADAGYLNGQEYNIRKNYYHKPIASLNWDYKINETTKLSTVLYASMGRGAGASATGGIGGNVYNASVFLLPNGMVNYDKIQAWNNGTGQVFFNGQNRTRTMIGGVYQNSSNTGRSGAGTTASPYVYNTTSGISQTSSINSHDWYGAVINLNKKLSNTLTLDFGLDARTYTGYHFTVVNDLLGASEFYDNTVASLKPAGRHITATYPTDVQWNVFDKKDYEKISFNSTGKVRWYGAFTQLEYSKDNLTAFVQGAISQQGFKREDNFVYLPTDPLSSTDYENILGGNVKGGANYNLNEKNNVYVNAGYYSRQPFFNSVYPNNRSTVNPNLTNEKIIGFEAGYGFRSRFLNATLNVYNTTWNDRYLKGNALPSDATTYTEYVGLNEVHSGVELEAYSNITDKLKLNAMFSYGIWEYKGNATVNAYYQADNTPVAGYTATTVYMDKVKVGDAAQMTASLGASYEVLTRVTVDANYNYNDKLYAGLSPINFADPNNKGALELPSYGLFDAGFSYKMLVGKDKDKSVNFRLNVNNLFDKIYIAESRTNIFADDNVSSNAAAGTYVSNNRLYKGVADANQVFFGFGRTWNFALRYDF
- a CDS encoding septal ring lytic transglycosylase RlpA family protein, with the protein product MKNKKIILLTTFALTFISCFTYVISQTKPTEPNKIIQDTVAKPNIIALPTDSVFTDKGLKLKPYKKNAHASYYADRFNGKKTADGSRFNNNKYTAAHKKLPFGTRVKVTNEANGKFVIVKITDRGPFVKTREIDLSKRAFMEITKFKGAGAMKVTIETIIE